TGCGCAAGCGATGGGCGAGGGCATCCTCAAGCTCATCCTGACCCGTGGCGATAGCCTGCGTGGTTATGGCGCGTCCCCCGAGGCCAAGCCTCGAAGAATCCTGCAAGCCAGTCCGGCTGCGGCTTACCCTGATGCCTACGGGCAGCAAGGTATTGCGCTGTTTGACTGTGCCACCCGTTTAGCCGAGCAACCGCTGTTGGCGGGGCTCAAGCACCTCAATCGACTCGAACAGGTGATTGCGCGTTCCGAATGGCAAGACCCGGCCTACGCCGAGGGCTTGATGCGCGACACCTCGGGCCGGGTGATTGAGGGGGTGTTCAGCAATCTGTTTATGGTGCGCGACGGGGTTTTGATGACTGCCGACCTGCACCGTTGCGGCGTGGCCGGCGTGATGCGGGCTGCACTGCTGGCTGCGGCCGAACGGCTGTTCATCCCTTGTCATGTCACTGACATCAGCCTTGCGCAGCTGCAGCAGGCCGATGAACTCTTCCTCTGTAACAGCGTGTATGGCGTTTGGCCCGTACGCGCATTTGCAGACCTGAGCTGGCCGGTGGGGCCACTCACCCGTAAACTGCAAGGCATTGCTCGCACCCTATTGGATGTTTGATTCGTGAAACGTAAATTCTTGGTGCTGCTGGAGACAGGTCTGGTGCTGGCGGGCTTGCTGCTGGGCGCCAGTGCCTGGAAGCTCAATTCGGCGCTGGATCAACCCCTCAACCTGACGCAAGAGCAATTGCTCGACGTACCGGCTGGCGCCACGCCGACGGGCACGTTCAATCGTCTGGAAGCCGACGACATTCTGAACGACGCGTTCTGGTTGCGTTTGTACTGGCGCTTCAATCTTGAGGGCCAGCCCCTGCACAGCGGTGAATACCGCATGACCCCCGGCATGACGGCCCAGGACCTGATTGGCCTGTGGCAACGTGGCGAAGTGGTGCAATACAGCCTGACCCTGGTCGAAGGCTGGAACTTTCGTCAGGTACGCAGTGCCTTGGCCAAACATGAAAAAATCGAACAGACCCTCGACGGTCTAAGCGACAGCGAGGTCATGGAAAAACTCGGTCATCCGGGTGTATTCCCCGAAGGCCGATTCTTTCCTGACACCTATCGCTTTGTGCGCGGCATGACCGATGCCCAACTGCTCGAAAAAGCCTACGACCGGCTGGAAAAGGTTCTGGCCCAAGAGTGGGAACAGCGCGCGCCTGATTTGCCGTACACCGGGCCTTATCAGGCTCTGATCATGGCCTCGCTGGTCGAAAAAGAAACCGGCGTGCCCCAGGAACGTGGGCAGATTGCCGGGGTTTTTGTACGTCGTATGAATATCGGCATGCCGCTGCAAACCGATCCAACGGTGATCTATGGTTTGGGCGAACGTTACAACGGCAAGCTGACCCGGGCCCATTTGCGTGAGCCTACGCCTTACAACACCTACACCATCCCCGGCTTGCCGCCGACGCCGATTGCCATGGTAGGGCGTGAAGCGATTCACGCGGCCTTGCACCCGGTCAGTGGCTCCAGCCTGTACTTTGTGGCCAAGGGTGATGGTAGCCACACGTTTTCCGATGATCTGGATGCTCACAACAGCGCCGTGCGCGAGTTCCAGATCAAGCGCCGGGCAGATTACCGTTCGAGCCCTGCGCCGACCCCTGCTGCCGAGCCGGCGAGTACCCCGGTCGAGCCGCAAGGCCCGAAAGACACTGATTAAGGATTGCTGCCTGTGACTGGCTTGTTTATTACCCTGGAAGGCCCCGAAGGCGCGGGCAAAAGCACCAATCGTGAGTACCTGGCAGAGCGTTTGCGCGCCGAAGGTATCGACGTGGT
This genomic stretch from Pseudomonas deceptionensis harbors:
- the pabC gene encoding aminodeoxychorismate lyase, with protein sequence MQSWVDGQPANALASLKDRGLAYGDGLFETIAVKAGQPLLLELHLQRLALGCSRLAIAADQALIRSELLAYAQAMGEGILKLILTRGDSLRGYGASPEAKPRRILQASPAAAYPDAYGQQGIALFDCATRLAEQPLLAGLKHLNRLEQVIARSEWQDPAYAEGLMRDTSGRVIEGVFSNLFMVRDGVLMTADLHRCGVAGVMRAALLAAAERLFIPCHVTDISLAQLQQADELFLCNSVYGVWPVRAFADLSWPVGPLTRKLQGIARTLLDV
- the mltG gene encoding endolytic transglycosylase MltG — encoded protein: MKRKFLVLLETGLVLAGLLLGASAWKLNSALDQPLNLTQEQLLDVPAGATPTGTFNRLEADDILNDAFWLRLYWRFNLEGQPLHSGEYRMTPGMTAQDLIGLWQRGEVVQYSLTLVEGWNFRQVRSALAKHEKIEQTLDGLSDSEVMEKLGHPGVFPEGRFFPDTYRFVRGMTDAQLLEKAYDRLEKVLAQEWEQRAPDLPYTGPYQALIMASLVEKETGVPQERGQIAGVFVRRMNIGMPLQTDPTVIYGLGERYNGKLTRAHLREPTPYNTYTIPGLPPTPIAMVGREAIHAALHPVSGSSLYFVAKGDGSHTFSDDLDAHNSAVREFQIKRRADYRSSPAPTPAAEPASTPVEPQGPKDTD